GCTTGATTGGAACTCTGAGTCCACATACGGCCTAAGTACGCGAGGTACACTTGTATCATTACATTCGACGGTAAAGTAATTCGTACTGATGATGTTGaaggattttgtttttgtctgtGTTACTAGGGGGGGATGCATTTGGTCCTTAAATCCTTCTTCCTCGACCAAAACGATTTGAGTGCTCCTCATATTGGTGTAAGATGTGTCGCGTCTAAACTTTTTCATACAGGGCATCTTGCAATTTTTCCCACTTCTCAACCAAAGATCTAAAAGGCACGACTCGCTTTCTATGCAAAAACTCGCATATTTTTAGACGGAGAAAAGGCAGAATTCCTCTTTCGAAAAATGCAGACTTTTTATGAGTACAAATATTAGTATTTCCTCAATCGCTCGGATGGAAGTGCTGACTCTTTAGATTTGTTGTCCACTGTGTACGAGGTCCTTCTCGTAGGACatggcaattttgaatgtcaggagaagaagaagtgggGAGGCTCAAACTTTTTTCCCACTCGTCCTTGTTCCCATAGATTTCCTGGTAGAAGAAAAACGAAATAAGCTCAGAGTCCGGGATTTAGGAGCAAACTTTTTGCCCCGGCTTTCTATTTTCTCGCGGAGGGGAAAAACTATGCAAATTAGTTTCCTAACCGAAGGTCTTTTCCCGCGAACATGAGTGAAATAAGGCTTAAGCCGCTAACTTCATCATCTCAGGATGAGATCCCAACCCTCATCCTTCTTCTATTCTTACTCTCCATTTACAATACTTGTAACTAGTTCCTTTCAATCTTCCTTCCAGGGCTTCTTGTACTCGTTCTTGTTGGTGATTGTCAGCTCGTGCTTCGTCTCGccaatctttttcaagactCGTATGTGGTAAGCTTTCAATTGAGACTAACATAACTTGGAACAGTGTACCAAAATGTGTGGCCTGGTTTTTGTGGTGGGAGAGGCATGCAAAGTTCCCGTTTACTTCAGATTCCTCGGGAAGTTCTCAACGTGATGTCGTGGGGATAGAAGCAAGTTTGTCTCCAACCTTTCCCCGAGCTCGTCTAAAACTTGGTTGAAGTTACTTATCTTTCAATTGAATAATCTTGTCATATGCCATCTGTTTAGGAGAGAGAATATCAAGGCTTGATTTCCTTCTCTAGCTTGTTCTTGCCTTAAGTACGGTATGTACCACTTCAAAAGTGGACTCTCAGTTTGAGCGGGATAACAGAAAGAGAAAggtttggccttttttctgTCTCAATCCAGTCGACGAGTTTTCTTCCCTGAAAGTTAAAGCACGTGTACCCGTTCTGGTGCCCTCAAACATCTGAATCGGAAGTTAGATAGGTGAATaccgggtgcgccatattatcATCTACATATTGATTTTAATGGACTTAATGAAGTAGAACTCGTTCATAATGAGTCGGAGAGCTTGAtccataaaatcaaagttggcAGGCATACATTCAACAATTACACTTGTCAAATACACCCCCCTTTGACAACCACGTAGGGTTTGAGTCTGGGGCCAAAGTTGGCGAAAATCTTCTTTAAGTACCCATTTGCCAGGTAGGCCTGGAACTGGAGAATGCCTGGTGGCGGCATGGAGTTATTAATGTTGTAAACTGTGGTACGGTGGGTGCCAAACTTATTGACAATGTTAATGGCGGTACCATTTAAATGGCGGTCTCACGTTTGGCATGCTTGACCACAACTCTGTCTAGCAGTTCTTCCATGTTTAAGACCCtgttttgtctatttttttaGATTTAGAGTTATGATCACATCAAATATAATtctgaaaaagataaaataacCAGATCTCTCATTGACGCGGTTATTGGGGCCACAAACAAGTGGAGACGATAATGTGACGCACCCGGTATATATTTATGGGgccaaaggaaattcaagactACTTTGTTGAgttaaagtgaaaaattttggaaacttttctATGTTCACGATTAAGGCCTCAATGGACAATGCAAGCCATTGGTGGAAAGGATGTGTAATGCAATTCAATAGGGTCCTAGTCTATGCCCTCATTTTTTCACAGAGTGCTAGAATTTGTAGGCTTTTGTACCACTTAGATGGATTTAATTCCCTCCTCAGCGATATAAAAACATAGTGCCTAAAAAGGTTATTTAGTTCGAAGGAAATATTCAAACGTATTGGCATTTGTTTAGTTCACAAGCGTTTATTTCATTGCATAGTATGTTTAAGCTCAGAATAAAAGCTTACGTGTCgtattgcatatttttcataatttgcaataattgatgaagaaagaaaactcAAAAGATTTTTTCTGAATATGGGAACACATTTTAACTAGTTACTCACTAAGTTCTTGTTCAACCATCATCTTTTAAGCAGATACTGAGTTGTATGAGCTGAAAGAGTTCAATTTCCACCGTCACAAGGCACAAAACGCCGCTCTTGTATCTGAGCTCATATACCTAAAAAATGATGCCTACATTCAATTTGTCTCAAAGCAAGAAAGTTATTTCCACTACTTTTCATGACATGAAAACAACTCAAAATGTCCAATGTCATCAAATCATCTTTTCAAAGAATTCAGTtaacattggcaaaaatgtaTGTTGAAATGCAACAAACAGGCAAAGATGCAAAGAGAAAAGcagaaaaatgataaataaatTGACTTTGctctttgttttttgtttaacCGAATCGTAactaaaagaatgaaagagcAACAGATCACGGTAAAAAAGACTGCTTAAGAACATCAAAAAAGGGTGTGTATTTATACGATATAAACACTCTACTGTACTGAATGATTATAGCATACCTTATATCTTACCTACATTGTGTCAGACAGACAGATTAGCACACACGTCAAGTGTGCTaatggtacaaaaaaaaaactttttgcccgctttgaacaaaagtagtttgcaatgttttgaaacaaattaattCAACGTTTCGCCGCGATTTGAagtaatttgtttttgaatgccaaaaaGACATTATCTTAAAAGGGCTTGCGGCataatcattttcttcatttttcaggGTATAAAAGGGAAatcaataaatattttttttagccTTAGAGGCGAAACGTCCAAAAAGTGAGAACTTTATGAGCTAATTGAAAATCATGTCATaataagaatatttttttcaatttatgccAACTAAAAATTGACATTGGCAGAGTTGATAGAGCAGGTTTTTAAAACGAGAAGGTTCTCTCGGTTTGAATCTAACTCTTCTTATAGAAACATGAACATTTTGAATCAGGCCCATTTTGCCGAACATTTTGACTGATCTGGACAATGAATGTTATCGCTTTTTCGAAAAGGTTATTTAATGCCATTTTCTTATTCTTTCATTCATCATTGATATTTCGTCATAccataaaatgaaatgaaagtggaACTTCCGTGGAAACCTGGCTCTTGGGAATATCCCTGGAAGTTTCTGGCAATATTTCGTAACACATGATCTATTCCTTGAGAGTGTCGCATCCATTTTGCATACACTCACTGATTTTGAGCCTTTGCCAAACTTGCTGAAGAATATGCAAGAAAGGATTTAATCAATTGGAAGATTGCCCTCCAAAGAGAATAATCTTGATTGGTCCCTATTTCACCCACCGGACTCCCACAAACAAATTTGTTGCCATAATGGAGATCTCTATCACAAACTTACACGTCGTACATAGACGAAACAGACaggaaataaaaataattgtCTTGCCACGCAAATAAAACGTTTGCTCAAATTCGTAATTAAGTGGTAAATGTTGTGCTCCTGGACTTTCCATTGGATTCTTTCCAAATGAAGGTGATCCCTGAAGACCCATGAATCTACTTGCTTGAGTAAACGGACTTTGATGTCGTAACAAGTCCAACAACACAGAAAATGCGTTTCGTTGCCAACCCTTCATGAAAACAGGAAATGAATGCGAGACTTTGTGGTCATGGTACCCTTATTAATGCACAGCTAGGATACTAAATATCAAAGAACGAACTATTTGTTTAGCCAGTTACGAAAAATTCCAATTAGGGTTAATTGTTTCACCCTAGTTCATTTAACGGGCGAAATTGCCGTTTGAGGTCATGTCAAGGTTCAATCCGTTATATGTAGTAGGTTGATACGAGGAGTTCTTCAGGCACTTTGGTTGATATCAGTTCCAAGATCACGATTTTGGAtaagcaagtttttgacaccccAATCATGAGAGTTTCAGTCCTTGGGGAGCTAGCATTTTTTTCCCCCTAACCATCGCAAGAGATTTGCTATGCCTCCTCAAGCCCGACTATTTTGACATGAAACATCAAGTCACCGAGTGGCTTGAGAATGAGTGGATTATCGAATTAGGCCCAACCAACTTTGaactgtgtttttttttgcaggcACTTTCCGGTTCTGAGGAATACGTTCTTCTGCGATATCAACTGGGAAGGCGAATCCCGAGTTCAATACACCTTGGTCTCGAGTACCTTTCACTTTTTGCTCACCCTGATTGTGGTGGTGTTCCTATACTCTCTCATCTACTACCGCCTTAAGAAAAGGTAAACCATTACAGAGGACCATTACGTTCGGGCAAAGAAAGGCAGGGACTAATGAAAACTCCATATTAATGAATCTCGCCAGTTCTGAATGGGTCATAAAGAGGCACATTTTTTTATGCTCCGCAACACTTGTCTGTCTCTACCATTCTCTCGTAGGAACGGACGAGAGTGTAAGTGTAACGCAGTGGTGGTTGAATAGTAGTTCGTTGGCTTTAGCTTTTGGCTCTTTACGCCTCACCAGTCATAGAAAACTCGGTCTCCAGGCTCATTAGGACAAGCCTACTCTATTCAGCTTTTATATCCCGAACTGCTCGTAACATCGGCAGCCATTTTCCGTGGTAACGACCAAAGACAAAGGCCCTTTTCATCTCAAAGAAATGGGTGAAAAGTCGACTTTGATCACGTTCCATTTTTCTACTTGCCCATACATTTCCAACAATTATGAACACTCTATTTGACTGGCGAATTCAATATGCATTGAACAAAGTCCCATATCTCGcccatttgatcatttttcccCCATTGAATGGCTACGGGAGAGATGAATGAAGGACGCTAGGCCCAACCAACTCAATGTCGCTCGGATCGCCTCATTCTTGGGCTCATAAAAATGACTCCAGGGGAATGTAAAACATGTTCTACATAGGCTTCAAGAATCATCGTTTTCATATTCGAGGAGTGGATGATATCCTATTGAAAGAGGGAACCACCCGCAAGAATGTTAAGGCAAGCAGTATCCAAAACGTGAACGAGCTCATCcaccttcatttctttctcgggcttttGAACCGTGGGAAACAAACCATAGCAACTTTAGACTAATTTCCATCCAAGCCCGTAAATTGCTTCCGGATGACCATTCCAGTGGGACTGCTCTTGTTTCAAATTATTGGCATACACTCTGACTAAAACGTTTGTTCCGCTTGGCATTGACGATTTGATCACGTTTGGATTGGGGTGCCAAATCcattccaaataaaaaaagaacatgtttcatcattttgaacaatgattgctgtcaaaaaagaaaaagtcaaattcattcaCCGAAATATGATTATGATTTAATTTGTGCCAACCTTCTTGTGGATCGTTGGTAATTTCTACTATAtaattcaaggcaaaaaaatgagcttACTCTTCCATCGAGTAAGATTGACGGCTTATTGTCTTTGTTCTCGCCTAGGAACTTTAACAAACCAAATCTGTTCCAAAATGGATCACTAATCTTGatactttttgtttttttattatgatttttttttattagaatTTTTGTTACGATTTTTAACATACCAAATCTGAGGCCAGAAATGTGCTAAAAGTTGTTAAAGGAATAATCAGGGGCATTGAGAAGAAGACAGGCGGTTTCATCTTGCATTTGAAGTAGACTCTGTACATTTTTTCGATTTTCTATTGCTCGAAAAGCACAGAATACTCCATTCTTTGGAACGTTGAGCGTCAAGATCCTTAAACCAAGCAGGATCTGACCTCGTGTTGATTGCATGTTTGAACAGAAATCGCCATAAGGGATGGGGGTTTCTCGCCATATATAATCAATACACAAACAGCCTTTTGGCCACTCTGGCCTAGGGCCCCCTTTTCCTGCCTTCTTTGGAGGGCCtaatcattgaccattgatCTGGACCTTGATCTTGGTGCTATGCGGGAGCGATGTCGATGGTCTGGAAACGGAAAACGATCCATTAGGGTTGCTGTTCCCTTATGTGTGATGTGTCGGGGCTGTTCGTTTCTCGTGGTTCAATCCTGATGGGCGATACAAGTACATGACATCAATTAtctggtttgtttgtttccatTACCCTCTACAGACCTCCCAGTCAGAACGAAGTGGCGAATGCACGTCGGAGGCGAACCACCATCTTGATGGCCAGTATCACGATTACTTTCTTCTGCTGCTGGACCCCGTTGGTGGTCTATTGCTTCATCTATGATTTCTTCAGGGGCCTTTTGCCAGAACGCGATAGCTACGCCATGGTTGGATACACCCTGTCGCTCCTCTTTGGATTGGGAAGTTCCGTGGCCAATCCCATTTTGTATACACTCCTGAACGATAACTTCAAGGCGGCTCTCAAGGGTATTATGAGCAGCGTTCAAGCCAATTGCCTCGCATTTAGGCGCCTTTACAAGGTAAATAGACGTATGATGATGTACACATGCTCGCTGGCTACTTTAGTGCTTGGgataaattgaaatgcatggaaaaagaggcatttcttttgtttggcCACCATGAATGTTATCTTTCCGTTCCCTTTCCTTTCCCAAAAAACGGGGGAAGCAATATGGTTTAATCATATTGATGGCTAGGGTCGACGAAAACACATTTGAGAAtctaatctaaaaaaaattatcttaCTTTGGGAGACCAACAAACGCTTTTGTTTTATTGCCGGCCTTTATTGCATATTAATCAACGATGATGATTGATCAAACTATGCATCCAATGCTTTTAGCAATCTAAAATGCATTTAGAGCCAGAATACTCAGTTTTCTCGaccatgttttcaatttgatcacgccaagagatttgaaatatttcttgtAAAATGACAAAAGTCAGGCTTGTAAAATGCTCACATTAAATCAAATCTTAAGATACGAATACTTTGATGAATATCGTGAATATGATTTTGCCATTAGACTTGCAACTTGGGGATGCTGAAAGGTTTTGGTTCACCTCTACTTCATgatattttggctttttcgCAAATCCTTCAATCACTTGTCAGCCATTCAGTAAATTTCAAAGCGCTTTATCTTCAAACTTTGGAGACAGTTAGATATTATTGTAATTAAGGACACGTCAAGTTCGATATGTAAGTGATGATATTTTATCACtcccatcaaaaaaaaaactatttcaagGCATCAAATTGCCATGATTATGGGTTTGGGTTGAGTGTCTTACTAGAATTAAGTTACTCACTGGATCTTAGTCGAGGAGTTTCAATTCGGAACAAAGTTTGGCAGGAGCAGCCATTATCATCATTTAATCCTCGCTGAAGCAAATTTGAAACCCTCGCTTCCATTCACTGATTGCAGGAAAACCGGGCCACGAAAAGCCTTGTCACCGAAAGCGGGATGAACACTCCCAAAAATACGGAAATCATCGACAGCCCCGGCAGAATCAAGTCTTTGAACGTGACATCCACTCAGCTCGTCCAACTTTTACCGCCCAAATCTGTGGACGAGATTCACGCCAAACGATATCGAAGAGGGTCGAACAAGGGCACGGAAACCAGATTATGAAATGCAGGCCAGGCCATAATCGAATGATTGTCCCTTCGTCATCATCGTTATCATCATCTACCACTTCCTCGGCGAACGCATACCTGAATGGGTTAGAGCCAACAGCGAGTGGAACATTGCTGGAAATTGATTGGCATTTCCAGAATCTACCTCCCGTTTATTTTTTAATACTTAGCCACCCTGACCCTCGCTACGCCGGTTTTAACACAGCTGTGCGCCAAGCCATAAGCTGACCGACATTTCTGGGCAATTGCCAACAGAGGGCGCTGAAATTGGATGACCTTGCCTCTTTCAGCTCACTCCTCTTTCAATTGCCTAGGGGAAATCTCCATTTACATCCTATGGCTTTTATTACCATACTATGAATTCAAGATATAATGACTGCCCCAATGCaaaccaacgaattggagaGTGTGATATTGCTAACTGGTACAGATTTGATAATATAGCAAAtattaatttttgttttcaacccGAACTTATGAGCGGAATGGCAACGCATGAATGAACGAAGTAAACATTTCCCTTATTCTTGTTAGACAATGTTCTTTCCAGCCTCAAACATCCCATTCTCTGTCCCCTGCCTTGTCAGATTTTATTAGgtataaaaagcaaaaaacgaGAATCAAGGAAAGGCCTCTCACGAAAGGACAAAAGGTCGGATGTGTCATGTCAGTGATCATTCTGAGCCCAGATTATTGACATGATTGATGAATAAAGACACCTCCTCTTTCTCATTCAACCTTTTGAGTCTTATTTCGTGGTACATGTCTCGCACTCATGATAGAATCACATACTCCGACACGAATCTAGGCAGTGAGGACCAACGTCTCTCCCTAATATGCAATCACGAATCATAAGAAAGACCACCTTGTTCACACCCGGACATGGTTGGACGGCCTTTCCGATTTCTAATAAAACAGGCACCCTCGATGTCTTTCCATGAGTACGACGTATAAACTGAAGAGAGAAAACAATCGTTGCCAATGCAGCAGAGAGCATATTGGCTTGAAGTTGGAACCAAAAGTTCGCAATAGAAGAAGCCTAAGGATCGCTCAAAAAGATCAACAGGCACGTTCCAACGGCACTCGGAAGGAGCAACgaagggaagaaaagaagaagaggatgcGTCTCATTGGAGAAAGAGGAACGTTTGAACTATCGCTCAAATTGGGACCTTGAACCAGTATTGAAAGTTTTCGCCTAAAAGTTGGAATGGTGGGGTTTTGTACAAGAGAAATTCACTCTACTTTATATGACTGCACAATCAAAATGATCTTTCattaatcaaatgaaaatgactcaATCTTTTTCTACTTCCTTACAAGCATACAGTGTGCGAACTCACCAACGTGAGTTTTTAACGTTTTAAGGTGAAGGCCCATTTCAGATATTAAATCACCCAATAAACCCTGTACCTGTTTATTTTCAAAGTATCTATAAGTATCAATTCACCATGGCTAAGTTCATAGACGACCAATAATCAACACTATTTCCTCGCGCAACCGAGTTTAAGTTGATATTTTGAAGGCAATAAAGTCACCTTACTGAGTtgatttattgcttttttgtaGTTAGTTTGATTCTATTCTCTAAAAATCGAGcctttctttgaacaaaagaaattggtAAGCTTTTTTGcagttgaaatttgaactgcATTTCCAAGTTATTGGTAGGGCTTTAGCCATCCCTttaaaatttgataaaaatttTTGTAGAAGAATGTAGAAGAATAATGATTACACTAAAAAATACTTATATTGCACTTATTGAGGGTCAAAATGTGACCCGAATATGTCTCTAGTTATATTGGATAAGCCTATCTACGTATGTTGCTTTCCACATTTTGCGCCACTTTAGGCATAACTTTGGGCTCTGATTGTAATGGGGTACCctcacgtggtttcgtgaacgcaaattttgagatgcgaCAGTACTAGATTTTACCCTGTCGCATCTCAAAATGTACGTTCACGAAATTATCTGATACTCTCAATAGGcgcaactgggtacaaatcgcatcttAAAATATGgactcacgaaaccatgcgaGGGTGCCCCATTCTCAATTTAAGTGTTTATTCATGCAAAGGCTCCATGTTACCATTAACTTTGttataaaaacaaaaggaCCTGCCTTGTTTTAGAAAAAGGGGAGTTTTTGATGGGAGTTCAGATCAAAATATTCCATTGCTTAAAGAAAATTGGCAAGTATCATTTTCACGAAACGTGGTCAATCAATATCGAACACATCTCAGTGACGTGTAAGCGTGaaattttgataatcattgATCCATGTGGTAGGTCCTttgatatttcatttatttatattGTCATTTATAgttgcaatacatttttgcaaCTTCCCAGttaattggaattggaattggccATAATTGAACTTAGATTGGTCATAATTTTGCAAAGCCAAATGATATTTCTCTGTCATTGGGTAATAAATTGATAATTGAgccaaaaaagaaggaagaaggtgCAAGAATGGCCAAATAAGTTGGAAAATAAACAGTGTGGCCCCCCGATAAGGTTACAACTTTTTTCTGGTACGCTCATTGCAATGCAGAGTTGTTGAATAGATCAGGGgttgaaccgttaccgaaaaaaactTACACGCTAACATTAGCTAGACCGTtccttttgcagaaaaagatggTGTAAAACTGCGAAAAAACGTTTTATGCgtttttttaacgtttagtaaataaGACGTGAAACGAATGACGGGGgaaatttctgccactttctgccaccaatttttgccaacttgtcaaaaatggcttttaatgatttctcatccctggctGGGGTACAAAGGTACAACGATGCAAGGGTTCAAGGATTAaggtttgtttggttttaatctttttcacttttaaggaacattttgacaagaatTGTTTTTATTGGTTcgaaaaaaatttaaaaaaggtaGTATTTCACTGGTTTGATGAGAGGAAAATCAAAGTTATATTTTGAGGCAGACTTGTGAGTTTCTCTCCTAAAAAAGGTAATCTCATACGTTACAGGAAATATAAATTTGATAACCGTATTTGCAGTCGACCGTGATCTTTATTTGAACCCATCAGTAGCAGTCACTATATTTGAAGCagaacttttgcaaaattggggAAGAAATCTTTATGCattatttcttttcctcattttaaaaagaaaaaaatatcggTAACGGAGGAGCTAAAAAACCGTTCCGTTACtgataccgttacttttgctgAAAAGCCATaccaattgaatgattttaagATTGGCTACTGCGAACAcgtaaaaaaaatactcaaGTTATTTTTGCAGTACTATTGATTAATTgtcagactcgaatcttttacTGGGAAGAGACGTGGCGCAATGGTTAGGGCAGTTCTTTAGCATGAGAGGgccccggttcgattctcctctcTGACCCTTCTCAAGGACACTTTTCGACCATAAACACGCCCAGAGACGGGAAACCAATCTAATTCGGGCACGACAATAGCtcatattttcgtggcttatccgcttcatcGCTTGACCCCTTCAAAGAACCAACAAAATTCTGTATCAACCGAAATTCTCAATTTagattggttgaagcataaggcaaagcggtctTCAATCCTCTATGTCTagaaaaatgtctttggatgtgctcgaccttttgcaaacctagtgaactaattggagcaCAAATGGGCGaggtatattcaagatgcggttggacaattgacttgtactgagttagcatcttgatactatctctggacttaaacgtgcggtatgtccaaccacacatttgaaaagctttactcacCTTCATCTGGATATGCTCAGCGAACTGTCCATTATCTTGGAAGACAACACCTACATCCTTcatgaatgagacctgctgaatgcccttgccttcatcatctaatagcggagtgtctaatggcgtcgactcaaaggtcattgagcggaatttcattttattcattgcTATGTTACTCgtagcaacccaagagtagatttggtctaggacgTCTACACGAAAAGCGGAATTCTgtccattcctaccaactaccaattttgtatcatcaacaTAGGAAGATATACTGACATAGCTACTACcgagcttctgaagcggagcaatgatgatgatgaaaaggggAGGACCCAAGATGGTGCCCtaaggaacacccgacttgacatcacgTATGTCACTAAAGGATCTC
This Tigriopus californicus strain San Diego chromosome 7, Tcal_SD_v2.1, whole genome shotgun sequence DNA region includes the following protein-coding sequences:
- the LOC131883901 gene encoding putative neuropeptide Y receptor 11; amino-acid sequence: MLLEEVFNSLSNQTQVSNENVYLDPLGKIVVFMEPGLGMEDPVGILSVPEGFNIFKLLNLTSYPEDIDGWRIVFKNGSFRYEKLDSVFQQVRDIQYHMAVPSWVYYFLLALYLPVVSMGLVFNLTTITVILFTRKLRVDPRNSFIVALAISDLFLCIFTSPLTLWYTLEGHWPLGGNTEYICKFVKSGQDFPIFMSSFCIGAIACDRFRYIVQPLKSQMTANQGFLYSFLLVIVSSCFVSPIFFKTRMWHFPVLRNTFFCDINWEGESRVQYTLVSSTFHFLLTLIVVVFLYSLIYYRLKKRPPSQNEVANARRRRTTILMASITITFFCCWTPLVVYCFIYDFFRGLLPERDSYAMVGYTLSLLFGLGSSVANPILYTLLNDNFKAALKGIMSSVQANCLAFRRLYKENRATKSLVTESGMNTPKNTEIIDSPGRIKSLNVTSTQLVQLLPPKSVDEIHAKRYRRGSNKGTETRL